One region of Henckelia pumila isolate YLH828 unplaced genomic scaffold, ASM3356847v2 CTG_270:::fragment_1, whole genome shotgun sequence genomic DNA includes:
- the LOC140870873 gene encoding uncharacterized protein — MAYVWYYQIPLAKEDKEKVIFVKSTGTYCYVVMPFGLKNVGATYQRLMKKVFEQQIGKNIEVYVDDILVKTCTADQFITDLAQTFQTLKNYQLKLNPSKGIEDNPEKVQAIISMNSPKNIQEVQRLTGRITALARFISKSADKSLPFFKELRKTKDFEWSDESEKDFQDLKTYLKQLPVPNKPTQGEELFLYLAGPELNYLTQEKLALALVITARKLRPYFLSHLITVLTNSALGKIIANPDVSRRLVRWITELSEYNIKYEPRTAIKAQALADFLAETVQLEQEELWKIFVDGSSCQSGSGAGIVIISPWGEETNISIRLDFRASNNEAEYEALLLGLKAARNLGISRAILYSDSQLSIQQSNGKFEIKDDKMRKYAKALNKAKEGFTELKLELIPRAENIKADHLARLASALSDRPEPIVAGRELVSELETLDDMLTQVPEGDWRYDIHKYLTTKELPSDNKKAKETKRRALCFIMIDQILFKRSFSQPLLKCLGPDETNYVLREIHEGSCISHLGSLALARKALLAGFFWPTMRKDSSDLVHSCYNCQRHDNLQWRPAE; from the exons ATGGCGTATGTGT GGTATTACCAAATTCCCTTAGCAAAAGAGGACAAAGAAAAGGTGATTTTTGTCAAATCAACAGGAACTTATTGCTATGTGGTCATGCCGTTTGGACTCAAAAATGTCGGGGCAACATACCAAAGATTAATGAAAAAAGTATTCGAGCAGCAAATTGGAAAGAATATTGAAGTCTACGTTGATGATATCCTGGTCAAGACCTGCACTGCCGACCAGTTTATTACTGACCTGGCTCAAACATTCCAGACGCTGAAAAATTATCAACTGAAGCTAAACCCTAGCAA GGGAATCGAAGATAATCCAGAAAAAGTTCAAGCCATCATCTCTATGAACTCCCCTAAGAATATACAGGAAGTACAAAGATTAACAGGAAGAATTACAGCACTGGCCCGATTTATAAGCAAATCGGCAGACAAAAGCCTACCTTTCTTTAAAGAACTGCGAAAGACGAAAGATTTTGAATGGAGTGATGAAAGTGAAAAGGATTTTCAGGATTTAAAAACCTACTTAAAGCAATTGCCTGTTCCGAATAAGCCTACTCAAGGGGAAGAGTTGTTCCTCTATCTGGCT GGACCCGAGCTTAATTACCTAACTCAGGAAAAGCTTGCTTTAGCTCTGGTCATCACAGCGAGAAAATTAAGGCCTTATTTTCTATCACACCTTATCACCGTACTCACCAATAGTGCTTTGGGAAAAATCATAGCTAATCCAGATGTATCACGTAGACTGGTCAGATGGATCACAGAATTGAGTGAGTACAATATCAAATATGAACCTCGAACAGCTATAAAAGCTCAAGCCCTAGCTGACTTCTTGGCAGAAACAGTTCAGCTAGAACAAGAAGAGCTATGGAAGATTTTTGTAGATGGGTCATCATGTCAGTCAGGGAGCGGAGCTGGAATCGTGATCATCTCACCTTGGGGTGAAGAAACTAATATTTCAATCAGATTGGACTTCAGAGCCTCTAACAATGAAGCAGAATATGAGGCCTTATTACTTGGACTCAAGGCAGCACGGAATTTGGGTATTTCCCGGGCTATTCTATATTCCGATTCCCAATTATCTATTCAGCAGAGCAATGGAAAGTTTGAGATCAAAGATGATAAGATGAGGAAATATGCCAAGGCATTAAACAAAGCCAAGGAAGGATTCACCGAGCTGAAATTGGAGCTCATCCCCCGAGCAGAGAACATTAAGGCCGACCATTTGGCCCGCTTAGCCAGTGCCTTGAGTGACCGGCCTGAACCCATCGTTGCAGGTCGGGAGCTCGTATCTGAGTTGGAAACTCTGGATGATATGCTAACCCAAGTACCAGAAGGGGATTGGAGATATGATATACACAAATATCTGACTACAAAAGAACTGCCAAGTGATAATAAGAAAGCTAAGGAGACAAAACGAAGAGCACTTTGTTTCATCATGATAGACCAAATTCTGTTCAAAAGATCTTTTTCTCAACccttgttaaagtgtttgggccCCGACGAGACAAATTATGTATTAAGGGAAATTCATGAAGGGTCTTGCATAAGTCATCTAGGCAGTCTTGCCCTAGCTCGGAAAGCTCTTCTTGCTGGTTTCTTTTGGCCTACTATGCGGAAAGACTCCTCAGATCTGGTTCATTCGTGTTATAATTGCCAGAGACATGATAACCTACAGTGGAGACCTGCAGAATAA